The Rhododendron vialii isolate Sample 1 chromosome 5a, ASM3025357v1 genome contains a region encoding:
- the LOC131326477 gene encoding protein HEADING DATE 3A-like encodes MPRDRDPLVVGRVVGDIVDPFTRSIALRVSYTSRDVNNGCELRPSQVAIQPRVDIGGEDLRTFFTLVMVDPDAPSPSDPNLREYLHWLVTDIPATTGASFGQEVVCYESPRPSMGIHRFAFVLFQQLGRQTVYAPGWRQNFNTRDFAELYNLGLPVAVVYFNCQRESGSGGRRR; translated from the exons ATGCCGAGGGACAGGGATCCTCTAGTCGTAGGGCGCGTGGTTGGGGACATTGTGGACCCTTTCACAAGGTCAATTGCCCTAAGGGTGTCCTACACCAGTAGGGACGTTAACAATGGGTGCGAGCTCAGGCCTTCTCAAGTTGCCATCCAGCCTAGGGTTGACATCGGAGGGGAGGACCTGAGGACTTTCTTCACTCTT GTTATGGTAGACCCTGATGCTCCTAGTCCAAGTGACCCCAACCTAAGAGAATACTTGCATTG GTTGGTGACTGATATTCCAGCAACCACAGGAGCTAGCTTTG GACAAGAGGTGGTTTGTTATGAGAGTCCACGTCCATCCATGGGGATTCACCGATTTGCATTCGTGTTGTTCCAGCAACTGGGCCGCCAAACAGTCTACGCACCCGGGTGGCGTCAGAATTTCAACACCAGGGACTTTGCTGAGCTGTACAATCTGGGCTTGCCTGTCGCCGTTGTTTATTTTAACTGCCAGAGGGAGAGCGGCTCAGGAGGACGACGACGCTGa
- the LOC131327201 gene encoding dehydration-responsive element-binding protein 2F, which produces MENCKRSPLKPWKKGPPRGKGGPQNAACEYRGVRQRTWGKWVAEIREPKKRTRLWLGSFATAEEAALAYDEAARRLYGPEAYLNLPHLQSNYNPLNKSHHKLKWLPSKSFVSMFRHPTGWLNLNAQPNVRVIHQRLQELEKNGDFKTKNPVVNEKTMADAYLTREKDVEIVSGKELGDGKEKPQIDLHEFLQQLGILKEDQSLLCGGDEGESFTEPETPLKDEEEEDGDHHDDGGGGGDGDGGVRGFAENSFNWDTLIEMRDTEDHQPSSSFQVCDIQEELCLPSSIWNF; this is translated from the coding sequence ATGGAAAACTGCAAGAGATCTCCCCTGAAGCCATGGAAGAAAGGCCCTCCGAGGGGCAAAGGTGGGCCCCAGAACGCAGCGTGCGAGTACCGAGGCGTCCGGCAGAGGACCTGGGGCAAATGGGTGGCAGAAATCAGGGAGCCCAAGAAGAGGACCAGGCTCTGGTTGGGCTCCTTCGCCACGGCCGAAGAAGCCGCCTTGGCCTACGATGAGGCCGCGAGGAGACTATACGGTCCCGAGGCTTACCTCAATCTTCCCCATCTCCAGTCCAATTACAACCCTCTCAACAAGTCCCACCACAAGCTCAAGTGGCTTCCATCCAAGAGCTTCGTTTCCATGTTCCGTCACCCCACCGGGTGGCTCAACCTGAACGCGCAACCGAACGTCCGGGTGATTCATCAGAGACTGCAAGAGctggagaaaaatggagatttcaAGACGAAAAATCCGGTTGTTAATGAAAAAACCATGGCCGATGCTTATTTAACTCGGGAGAAAGACGTGGAGATTGTATCTGGAAAGGAATTGGGAGATGGAAAAGAGAAGCCTCAGATTGACTTGCATGAGTTCCTCCAGCAACTCGGCATACTGAAAGAGGACCAGAGTTTGTTGTGCGGTGGCGACGAAGGAGAGAGCTTTACAGAGCCCGAAACTCCATTGAaagacgaggaggaggaggatggtgATCATCATGATgatggcggcggtggtggtgatggtgatggtggggTCCGGGGATTCGCCGAGAATAGTTTCAACTGGGATACTCTTATCGAGATGCGAGACACGGAGGATCATCAACCCTCCAGTAGCTTCCAGGTTTGTGATATCCAGGAGGAGCTTTGTTTGCCTAGTTCCATTTGGAACTTCTGA
- the LOC131327202 gene encoding uncharacterized protein LOC131327202, giving the protein MASASNRHTNPHRLSLHHSPQIPNPNPNPNPNLTTTDSKNPTPLRLRSDSPQTAEPINNINNDNNHASSSAMALDGSDSDSAVLSRSEFLTRQEVLSRRSRRLKRLAKVYREHYWSMMEDVKVKFREYYWEYGKSPFQEGEILDRGEVNQGNGKLGLGSGANGSSAGRCEVHGCKVKAMALTKFCHSHILSDAKQKLYKGCSYATKSSATGPTLCMKPILRSTVPSLCPLHLEKAEKHVTRALRKAGLNVTSTSKLAPKFHVVVAEYVRQIQSKRRAAQKALGVSIESKEGNTM; this is encoded by the exons ATGGCTTCCGCGAGCAACCGTCACACAAACCCTCACCGCCTCTCTCTTCACCATTCTCCCCAAATCcccaaccctaaccctaaccctaaccccaacCTCACCACCACCGACAGCAAAAACCCCACCCCTCTCCGCCTCCGCTCCGACTCGCCCCAGACGGCGGAGCCAATCAACAACATCAATAACGACAACAACCACGCGTCGTCTTCTGCGATGGCGCTCGACGGGTCCGACTCGGACTCGGCCGTACTGTCCCGGTCCGAGTTCCTGACCCGGCAGGAGGTCCTATCGCGCCGGTCGCGCCGGCTCAAGCGACTGGCGAAGGTGTACAGGGAGCATTACTGGTCCATGATGGAGGATGTCAAGGTCAAGTTCAGGGAGTACTACTGGGAGTATGGGAAGAGCCCGTTTCAGGAGGGCGAGATTCTCGACCGCGGGGAGGTTAACCAAGGGAATGGgaaattagggttagggtcGGGGGCGAATGGGAGTAGTGCGGGTCGGTGTGAGGTGCACGGGTGCAAGGTGAAGGCGATGGCGTTGACTAAGTTTTGTCACTCGCATATATTGTCGGATGCCAAGCAGAAGCTGTACAAGGGGTGCAGTTACGCGACCAAGAG TTCAGCAACGGGACCTACTCTTTGTATGAAACCTATACTAAGATCCACTGTTCCTTCTCTCTGCCCTCTTCATTTAGAAAAGGCTGAAAAGCATGTTACAAGGGCCTTGAGGAAAGCCGGTCTTAATGTCACTTCTACGAGCAAGCTTGCTCCCAAGTTTCATGTGGTCGTTGCAGAATATGTTCGTCAAATCCAGTCTAAAAGGAGAGCTGCACAGAAGGCACTTGGTGTTTCAATTGAAAGCAAAGAGGGCAATACCATGTAA